GCCTGTCATTCTAATCGGTATGATCCACAATATAATATCGACTTTCAAGTTTAGGTTGAGTATCCCTTAACAAGTAGATGAATATCCCGTTAGGTCATGCCCAGGTCGAAATCCTGCGAGATTGAGGTATTTAGATCATTTTGGAACCTAAGCAAAAACATGCGCTACAGTCGGAGGTTGGCACTCTTGACTTTCCAAATAAGAAATGAAGCTATCCACTACCTAATAGGCATCTGAAACTTGAAAGCTTCAAGTATAATACTCTATTGACATTGACAACTTCAGCCAATCCCGGATTCCAGCACatgatctaaaaaaaaaattctgatgcTTATTCTATGTATAAAATGGTTAGGTAGGCCTTAGAATGTTATCGAGTTACGCAAACCCAATAACGTATACGAACATAATATAAACTGTCATTGATAAAAAAGgcgaaaatgaaaaatttgttcaTCACATACAGACTATTGAAACTGTACGCTGGACTACTCAGTAAGAAGAAAATTAATACACGTCTGCACTTGcttttcaaaaaatcaaattagGGCAGGGTAAAATACAATTTGCAGAATTTAGACTAGTTTATGTCTGTCAGTTGAACTGCAATGTAGTAGCACAAATTGATAGAAgtttaatgaacacttttctGATGTGGCAACAAGTTTCACAACCATGACAAATCCACCTCTCATATCTCAGAAAACATTCCACCATGTTTTTAGTCGACAGCTTAGAACGGATTTTCATATCAGGTCGAAAGAAAGGGTAATGAGAAGACTTTATCTGATAAAGGCCTACGTTTCCccatctggttaccagtccatgtcgaacATAAGCAGTGGTGTGTCAAACTTTCGCGCTACTCGGGGCGAGAttctgataatgctgcccctTAAAAGTTATACCtcgggttaccatattttttggacttcaaagcgggacgcctccaaagacacgacctcttagctgtgatcctgtaactttacagtttccgattttactacataggcctacattttaaggccatcccggctgtcttcattgaccatattgtcatcgagaattcatgcgcatattctatATCggattcagttcgaaaaatagaaaggattagacgctaacgatacaaatgatccgaatttagatttttctatgtacagcaaaaggaataaagcataatgaaatagtctgccgttttcaagcattgggaatttacttattcactaagcatgcttttctgtagataacacttTCTCAAGAAGACGTTGCTCAATGTTATATTCACGTGAACGTTCGAACAGGACCAATtggaattgattttacatgtgatacgttcgctaacataacggaacaaataaaataacgcattcaccttcagtaagtagactagcgttgcgctacacggcaacaacagtaacgagaacatgttcgtgtattatgctggatggcagaacgcaaaagcgggacttttggttgacttgtcgggacggcgggacaagacgctaaaaagcgggactgtcgcgcctaaagcgggacgtatggtaagcctagttatacctaacttcaaaaataattattatagatgttgttatacacgagaataaatatataagttAAAGGCCAAGTGAGAGAAAAATGCTTGTAATAGTATCATTTAAATGCCAAGTGAGAGAAAAATGCTTGTAATAGTATcatttaaatcaggggtgtgcaaagtgcggcccgcgagggaaaattgtgcggcccgcggagtaatgccaattttgaatggtgtgcggccagCTAAACTAGTTTTTATATTAGTTTGATATGGTgtcctttgcgttgcaaagcctatattcgagtccaatttattatctatgcctatgacgttacaacgtCCAAACAGCGAAGCAGACAACGCGATGCAGCGAACAATTTAAAGGAAAATGCGGAGAAGACCCTAATGAATTTGTATGAACGGGCAATTGAAGATTAGGCAAATGGaaagcagtttgaaaaaatttaatattaagaGATACAAAAGCAAAATGAGTTTTGTTTCCAGTTTATCAGTTGATTTTGTTCAAATCTAAAACTAGAATAAGATttaacagcaaattatttggaaatgaatcttggcgtattttaccgaaaacatctcaaccaagataactttgcaaatttgaaaaaagtcatggcttcaaatatggcacttttcggctacatattttattctaaaatgGGCGTCATATCGAATTGCCCGCACTTCCATtaaagcaaatttggataaaactAGTCCggaaaagaatccagcagcaaatttctcactgaattcgtcaACATTGGGTgtgacaatatatttgaattacagttttaagaaatttatgcgtttcaACCTATCATTTCTGTATGGACCCTAATGATGAcgacatgagatcaataacaaaaaagacactattttgtgcctgcaactaatagaaagcatatgttaaatgaaggtgcggcccgcgggtttacccagttattgatatttggcccgcctgtaaAAAAGATTccccacccctgatttaaatcatcaaactgaGCAACAAACTCACTCCTATAACGTGCTGCTCGGGTCGGTTTCCCCTTTGCCCCCTCCCGACACGCCACTGACCATAAGACTTTTAACCAGTTACTTTTTCAGGACGCATGTACTTTTATATAGTGGATGTCAAATAACCATCCAGAAATCCTCTTGTATAATATTTCCATTAGATGTATTCGTTTTTGCAAACTCAAGGTTAATTTGACAAACTGTAGAACTTATGTCAGGAGTAGTTAGCCGACCCATAAGTATTGGCAAGCGTCTTGTAATATCTGCAGATTACAATTTTACATTGCAATAAACGTTACATTGCATAAccgttttcaatattgataactacaaaaacgaaataggctggatgtaagaaacacgttacgtgcgtccatgtcgaccatatctcgaatatgtgaacaattaatggccatcaaacaaataaagatatctcattaaatagCATCGCGTCGTTTTTAGTACATTGTCAACCTAAATTCACTAATGCGTATAAtgtattgcataggcttagttcgtttgtataaaggtggtccgccaaatgTTTGGTCatgctttaccggtccgtcacttgaaaaaggttgccgaccactgtgtTGAAGGAACACACGGATAATATTCAGTATATGCTTGTACAGAAATCAGTTTATAGCATATAATTTCGAATAAATACTTTTCATATCTCAAAAGTTGCTTGTTCGGGCCTATTTCAGAGAGAAGTTTTGAATAAACACCATCATGCTTTTGTACCGTAGAGTAGTGTTCCGCAACCGGTGTGCCGCGAGACGATGCCAGGTGTGCCGCACAGGAATTGCAACTTTTCtcttctttttcaatttatttttatcttttgttaaTTTTACGTCAGTCTACTTCTCTACTAAAATGAACTTGCTTTTACGTTAGCTTGAGCGACACCAAATCAAATTCCTGACTTCCCCACTATACATTTGTGACGTAACGAGGAGTACCCCTATATGTCAAGTAGATTGCAATCATTGTCGAGGGTAAAACATAGCGCGTGTAGTAATCGAATATAAATAAAcctgaaatgtgagtttgcagAATCATTGCCCATAGTGGTCTTTGATTAAAAAAGTCAAGGAACGTTAAAGTTTAGCAAAatggataaatttttaaaaagaacaTCCAAAACATCTGATACTGAGCAACATATTGTACCTAGCACAAGCAacgttataaaaaaaacttatcaAAAGGAAATACAGGGAAGATTACATAAACTATGGATTTTCTTGCTGTGGTAACGGAGATGCTCCAAATTCAGTCTGCGTTATTTGTGGGGAGCAACTTTCAAATTAGGCAATGGCTCCGAGTAAACTGATGCGCCACTTAAATACAAATCACGGTTTCGTGTGAAATTTGGCGAAAAAGCACTCAAATCTAATGGAGCAAAGATATGACAAGTACTGGTACTTTTTCGCAATTACCAATGAGCGATACGACTGGATCCGAAATCCTTTATCAACTAGTGCTGAAATGTCAACAAAAGAATTACCCCTGCGTATTCGAGAAAATTTCTTTGAAGTAAGAAATGACAGAACGTTAAGACTCAAATTCAGTGAAATTCCACTCGATGTGTTTTGGATTTCAATAAAAAGAAGACTATAAGCGCACATTTCCAATGCAGCTATTGAAGTATTGCTCCATTTTTGCATAACTTATATGTGCGAACAAAGCTTTTCCTTTTTATTACTGATCAAAAACGATGAACGATCCTACATAAATGATGTTGACGGCGAACTTCGAGTTGCTCTTTCACGTATTGATCCTAATATAGAGCGATTGTGCTCTATATACAACCACAAATTTCTCATTGAAATATGAACATACAAAGttacacttttttttttgtttgttgtggtGTGCCGTCGAATTTGGTAAGTTTTATAAGTGTGCCGCAAGGTAAAAAAGGTTGCGGAGCACTGGCGTAGAGCGACAGACGACACTGATGTACAATAGATGTTTAGTTTGAGCTCTGCACGGACTTTGCTCGAGTAACTGGTACATCAAGTTTGATTGAGTCATTCACACCGTTTGCGGCGCCGGCCACGTTTTCGTTGCGGCCGCGTCTCTAAATCGCGGAATTGTCTTTGATTGTTTAGTGGAGGGCGGGGTGATCACTTTTTGTTTGTCAAGGCATAAGTTACGGTAAATCTGCGTAGCAGgctttttataataatatacgaCTGTACACCGGTCTATGTTGTCTTTCGTGCATAGAGGATTTTGCCGAGTAATTTCGAATAATTCACCCAATATATCAAGAATCATGTCTTATGTCGCTGAAGAAAGAGGGCGTCCAAACACGCTTGATTATAGAATATACTATAAAAACAGCGAGGGGCAATACATCTCCCCTTTGCATGACATTCCATGGCTGGTTTCGGAAAGCCCACGAGTGTACAATATGGTCTGTGAGGTTCCAAGATGGACGAACAGCAAGATGGAAATTGCAACAAAAGAGAGTCTAAATCCAATTAAACAAGATGTGAAAAAGGGGAAACTCCGATATGTTGCTAATTGCTTTCCACACAGAGGATATATTTGGAATTATGGAGCAATTCCACAGACTTGGGAAAACCCAGGACACAAAGACAAGAATACAGGTCAGTGTGGTGACAATGACCCAATTGATGTTTGTGAAATTGGATCAAAAATCTGCAAGCGTGGTGAAGTTATTCAAGTAAAGGTTGTTGGTGTTCTTGCCATGATTGATGAAGGAGAAACTGACTGGAAAGTGATAGGAATCAACGTTAACGATGAAGACGCtccaaaaataaattcaattggAGATGTTGAGAAGATGAAACCTGGATACTTGGATGCCACTCGTGAATGGTTTAAAATTTACAAGATACCAGATGGAAAACCAGCGAACTGTTTTGCATTTAATGGAGATTATAAAGACCGTGAATTCGCTGAAGAAACAATTGCTGAAACTCATAGGTTCTGGGTTGAAAGTCATTCCGGAACCTTGAAATGTGATTTTGCAATGGAAAACATTTGCTGCAGTGACagcaaattcaaaattgatggTAAAGCCGCAACTAAAATCCTAGAAGCTGCACCGGCACTTGACGAAGCAGAAGAGGTTACTGATGAAAAAGCTGAGAAGTGGTACTACACCAGTTTGCTTCAAGGTCAACTTTAATTAGCCAAAGAAATTTACTTTCTGCGTGGAACTGCTGCTACTATCTATGATTAAGCAATTTATGGAAGTTGTAGAACAAGGCCAGGTGCACGCTAAATAATTCAATATCTACGCAATGCACTTTTTACCTTTTGTTCAATTCATGAAAAACGAAGTCTGGTAAATACAGATATCTCGCTTTGGTGATTGTCATATTATTTGTTAAAATCGAAAGTTCatctttatatttttgatttctgtATGTCGGATTCTTGTAGACAAATTGGAACATGTGtttctgttttgaataaaagtaattaaaGCAATCCAAGAGTTTGCTATTCCTTGATAAGCTATCGGAACTCGACCACCTTTGGACGACTGCTTGACTTACACAGGCTTGTGCAACCCTAACCCATTCTttatagttaaattttttttaacttgctCGAACATGTTTCATGACATTCCTGTCAGGGTGTGTAAAAACACCTGATTGGAATGCACCCAGTCAAGACAAAAACCCTGGTCTAATAGTTGGGTCTTTACGTGATGATTTCCCAATAGTATAAAAGCCTCGGGTGTTTGCAAAAAGATGTATAGTATTAGGTGCCCACATCAGAGTGAATACTATTCGATACACTTTCACTGCTTCGATCCATAACACGCGATTCTATTACATTTCATCCCTTTTGCCACTGCTTTGATGGACCTTACAAGCCTCGGGTGTTTGCAAAAAGATGTATAGTATTAGGTGCCCACATCAGAGTGAATACTATTCGATACACTTTCACTGCTTCGATCCATAACACGCGATTCTATTACATTTCATCCCTTTTGCCACTGCTTTGATGGACCTTACTTACTATGCTATCACAATATTGTATAGATGCCATTGCCCTAAAGGACAGTGTATTGGCGCTTTATCTACACTCataaatacatttttcatgAACAAACACACCCTTTATATTATTAACTTAGTTTAGTCCAATGCTATAGACTTCATTTTATGAATGTCAATGTAGTTTATTTTCCCTTTTGCTGGATCTTCTTCAAATCCCAAGCCTTTTGCTGCATTGCCctcttttcttttttgtaaattaaatGAAAGTGTCTGGTTATATTGGGTCTCAAGGTTATTAGCAAGTTTTTTAGATTCATTTTCATCTGGGGCCATTGTCGAAAatgttttgttattgttttgtAATGTACCCCAAAGTTTCCTTCCTTGTGGTGGTTTCCAAACTCCAGTTAATTTACTGAGCAAGCTTTGACAATTTGTTTGAGTTAATGAGGTTTCTGCTGAATCTTTGGATTTAGCACAACCAAGTAATCTGGCAAATTTATCCTGCTGAGCAGATGATGCTAGTTTGGCCGTCTTCCATTGTCCAAGCTTATCAGTATCTAGATGTTCTTCACCTGTGACAATCTGCAGAGACATgacaatatttttacatttgatATTATTAGGTCTGAAAACTAAAGGTTCTCATCTTTTATCAGGGAGAAGGTGGTATAATATGGGGATAAGATAATTATAAGTGGTATTGCAGTTTCCAAGTGCAAGCCAATAACATAGAATTGGTcgtcattttcattattttgatttgtcaCAGCAGCTTTCTTAATGAATATTGATACACAATTTTCTCTGATATTTGCAAAGATATATCTGTAAGATAGAAGGTCAAGAAAAGCTAATGTGATACATACTTGGTGCTGACCATCTTTTTTCGGTTTGTCAAGAACATCATTTCCAGAAATATGACCTAAAATAATGAAGTATTTTATTGTATACCAACGTTAAAAATGCCTAACACTATATGTTCGTTAGgcaaatacttgaaaaaaaacttAGTCAATTTACCATATTTTGATTTCTTCTTCTTATGATTCACATCATTTTCAACAGAAGATGAAtctattttaaaatagttttatcaAACTTATTCTCCTGAAAATTATTTAGTTAAAAAATGATAATGACTGGATATTTTATATTGCCACTGACAACAGGATAGAATTTTTTCATATCACAAATACTTAAATATATTCTTAATAAACAATCATTTTTAATCACTTACCTTTCATGTTCGCAACAACTGATGCTTCAGATGATGTTATTTCTTTGTGCATAGCTTTTTTCCGTTTCTTTTTCTTAACTGGAAAATCAGCTGAAGTATCATCTTGCGTGATTGCACTGCTTTTTCTTTTACGCTTGTTATTTTTCAGTTCATCGCTTACTGatatatttgattcattttgcGGGGACGTACTCTTACTGTCCAGCTCTTCCATCCCAGTTTTACTGGCAAGAGTTTCATTCACACCCAAAATAATTAGGTTGCTTGAGGTATTTTCTACGtcctttttatttttcttctttttcctcCGTTTTGTTGTATTTTCTAATGTTATAGATGTTGAAGTGTTTTTTGTTTCCtttaattttgactttttcttgtCATTGAAACTCTCATTGACAGTAACAATCTTTTTACTTTTCTTCCTCTTCTTATTTTCAACAGTCTTTTCAACTTCAGTTGTAACGATGCCTATATCATTCCCCTCATTTAagttcttttttgtttttttcttctttttgacAGGCTTTTTCTCTATAGCAATTTCAGCATAAGGTATGTTACTATCCATGGCTGTGTTATTGACTCCAATTATATCAATTTCTACACCATTCTCCATTTCTTTTAACTttcttttacttttttttttctttttgatgGATTTCTTAATGGAAATTTCAGCCTCAGTCATTTTACCATCAAGGGTAGTAGTTTTCTCATTATTATTCGCATTGGTTTCCACTTCCATTATGTCATTTTCTAcatctttcaatttctttttttccCTCTTTTTGATGGGTTTCTCAATAGGTGTTTCAGTCATCTTATTATCATGAACCTTCTCCACTTTAATGTTTAGTTTCTTCGTATCTAATTTCTTTGTAACAACCAGGCCCACAGAAACTTCATTTTCACTTTTGATAGTGCTTTTGTCTatacattttttatgtttttcctTTTTTGGCTTGGATACTTTGTTTTTCTTGCTACTTTTTTCCTTGTTATTTTTCTGCACGCATTCAGCATCTAAATCTCCAGTTTGTTTGAGCTGCATCtcttttattcaaaatcaaGAGGTGAGTTTTAATGAATTTCAGAATTTAGCAATGCATGTCAAGTTATCTGACGCTTGTGAGGTAAATGTAAAATGTTGCTTTTGAAACATTCACACCACGCATTGAGAATTATAAGACTATTTGGCCAGATTAATCCCCCGggacaaatatgtaaatcttaaaAAGTGAccaataatgatattaaaaAGAATGCTTTGTCAATGCCCTGTTCCCCTACAGCCCTCTTGTTCTCTCTATTGTACGGTGTGCTGGTATGTTGCATTGTTCTGTTGTAGTTTGGCACATGTATGTCTGTGAAGACCGTGATGTTGTTATCAGTTATGCTAAGAAACAAACTTATTTCAGCGCCTGATATCACCTTGTAAGTTATAGATTCGAGTCCGAGGGGTCTGGTATACTGGTATAGAATAGTGATCATGCAGATATCAGGTTATTGCAGAATGGTCAGATGGTCGGTCAGACAATCAAGTTACCTACAGTACAGTTCTGGGGGcctcatgtagtttcttacctaacatcAGAACATACTTCTATTGAGCCTAGCATGACacttttttcacgtatcaatcctaacccccacctgactacaccatccaaaaattacgtcatatcgacgtcacagtgacgtaatagagcccttcaaactatacgaactgccatccaagacgcgcaaacgagcacccgaaatcgaacagttatttctctcgttttctcatcgcaacgattccaataggagagagaccgataacgtcagtcagttctttatcgtcggcgccaatgccatttcggtcgatcgtgcgtacatttggcaagctctatgacgtgattgtgatgtcgtagtgatttagtttttggatggcgtaatcagatgggggttaggattgacatatcaaaaaaatgttatgctacgcccactagaagtacgttaggtacgaaactacacgagactgCAGTACCGGTACTTCCATTACAGTTCACGACTTTGTAGCGCATCTGAATGAGATGATCTGCGCTGCCACCTGATGAAGCCTATACGGTATACTGACATACCGGTACCAACTACTGAACTCCCCAACGCCGACACACCAACATATCTAATAACGTACCGTATACTTCCCGACTATCACACaaggacaacactaaaaggctgaaggaagaaacggatgaagtggagggaaaacggaagttgaagtgttcccaaaggtgaaaaattaaaaaacactaaaaggctgaatactaaaaggaagaagtggatgaaatttcttccgacgggtagttaggtggctgaagtcactaaaaagctgaacactaaaaggaagaagtggatgaaatttcttccgacgaataatgaggtggttgaagtcactaaaaagctgaacactaaaaggaagaagtggatgaaatttcttccgacgaataatgaggtggttgaagtcactaaaaagctgaacactaaaaggaagaagtggatgaaatttcttccgacgaataatgatgtggttgaagtcactaaaaagctgaacactaaaaggaagaagtggatgaaatttcttccgacgaataatgaggtggctgaagtcactaaaaagctgaacactaaaaggaagaagtggatgaaatttctttcgacgaataatgaggtggttaaagtcactaaaaagctgaacactaaaaggaagaagtggatgaaatttcttccgacgaataatgaggtggttgaagtcactaaaaagctgaacactaaagagaataggtggatgaaattttttccgacgaataatgaggtggttgaagtcactaaaaagctgaacactaaaaaaaagaagtggatgaaatttcctccgacgaataatgaggtggttgaagtcaccaaaaagctgaacactaaaaggaagaagttgatgaaatttctaccgacgaataatgaggtggttgaagtcactaaaaagctgaacactaaaaagaagaagtggatgaaattaccttccgacgaataatgaggtggttgaagtcactaaaaagctgaacactgaaaggaagaagtggatgaaatttcttccgacgaataatgaggtggttgaagtcactaaaaagctgaacactaaaaggaagaagtggatgaaatttctttcgacgaataatgaggtggttaaagtcactaaaaagctgaacactaaaaggaagaagtggatgaaatttcttccgacgaataatgaggtggttgaagtcactaaaaagctgaacactaaaaggaagaagtggatgaaatttcttccgacgaataatgaggtggttgaagtcactaaaaagctgaacactaaaaagaatagttggatgaaattttttccgacgaataatgaggtggttgaagtcactaaaaagctgaacactaaaaaaaagaagtggatgaaatttcctccgacgaataatgaggtggttgaagtcactaaaaagctgaacactaaaaggaagaagtggatgaaatttcttccgacgaataatgaggtggttgaagtcactaaaaagctgaacactaaaaagaagaagtggatgaaattaccttccgacgaataatgaggtggttgaagtcactacaaagctgaacactaaaaagaagaagtggatgaaatttcttccgacgaataatgaggtggttgaagtcactaaaaagttgaacactaaaaggaagaagtggatgaaatttcttccgacgaataatgaggtggttgaagtcactaaaaagttgaacactaaaaggaagaagtggagaaaatttattccgacgaataatgaggtggttgaagtcactgaaatgatgaacactaaaaggaagaagtggatgaaatttcttccgacggctggtgaggtggatgaagtcacaaaaaaaatgaacactaaaaggaagaagtggatggaatttcttccgacgggtggtgaggtggttgaagtcactagaaagctgaacactaaaagggagaagtggataaaaaaaattccgacGAATattgaggtggttgaagtcactaaaaacactaaaaggaagaagtggatgaaatttcttccgacgggtagttaggtggctgaagtcactaaaaagctgaacactaaaaggaagaggtgaatgaaattttttccgacgaataatgaatgaggtggttgaagtcactaaaaagctgaacactaaaaggaaaaagtggatgaaatttcttccgacgaataatgaggtggttgaagtcactataaagctgaacactaaaaggaagaagtggatgaaattttttccgacgaataataaggtgattgacgtcactaaaaagctgaacactaaaaggaaggagtggatgaaatttttttcgacgaataatgaggtggtcgaagtcactaaaaagctgaacactaaaatgaagaagtggataaaatttattccgacgattgatgaggtggttgaagtcactaaaaagctgaacactaaaagggagaagtggataaaaaaatttccgacgaataatgaggtggttgaagtcactaaaaagatgaacagtaaaaggaagaagtgaatgaaatttcttccggcgaataatgaggtggttgaagtcactaaaaagatgaacactaaaagaaagaagtggatgaaatttcttccgatggatagtgaggaatacttgaaaatttaatatattaggaattgggtaatttaatgtttgttctgctcgtatttatgagacaatgtccttgtggattcgttttttgttaattttttatatgttatgctcagttcgagcctggcgaattgaaggccatgacattctcgttatattctttttaattttgatgtaatgtgcaaacaaattaatatatatatattttcatatctagctgttctagatcaacaaaccttgtaatttttaatatgtttgtggcccacctcaaaatgcctctgaggcttaccagtggcccatggcccattggttgagaaccagtggtctaACAGGACTTCGATTTGACTAATACATAATTATTCAAAGTTTTCGTGCGTGAactgcttgcaaaatttataaaaacagatattaagttcaaggaatgaaatacggaatcaaaaataaattatattcgggcacaatatcacggcaatctatTATTAATCACGGCAATTATCACggcaattattattaatttttgattcctattttcgtatttactaaatacaacggcgatccatggacttaaaatgtgtggtaaactgcccgattataattaattcttgatacatattttcgtatttataaaataataaaagatatatatgcggacattgaagtgcccgaatataaaataaatccatttgtatttacgtactcacgaaaaagttgtcgca
The sequence above is a segment of the Styela clava chromosome 7, kaStyClav1.hap1.2, whole genome shotgun sequence genome. Coding sequences within it:
- the LOC120327500 gene encoding uncharacterized protein LOC120327500 isoform X1 — its product is MQLKQTGDLDAECVQKNNKEKSSKKNKVSKPKKEKHKKCIDKSTIKSENEVSVGLVVTKKLDTKKLNIKVEKVHDNKMTETPIEKPIKKREKKKLKDVENDIMEVETNANNNEKTTTLDGKMTEAEISIKKSIKKKKKSKRKLKEMENGVEIDIIGVNNTAMDSNIPYAEIAIEKKPVKKKKKTKKNLNEGNDIGIVTTEVEKTVENKKRKKSKKIVTVNESFNDKKKSKLKETKNTSTSITLENTTKRRKKKKNKKDVENTSSNLIILGVNETLASKTGMEELDSKSTSPQNESNISVSDELKNNKRKRKSSAITQDDTSADFPVKKKKRKKAMHKEITSSEASVVANMKDSSSVENDVNHKKKKSKYGHISGNDVLDKPKKDGQHQIVTGEEHLDTDKLGQWKTAKLASSAQQDKFARLLGCAKSKDSAETSLTQTNCQSLLSKLTGVWKPPQGRKLWGTLQNNNKTFSTMAPDENESKKLANNLETQYNQTLSFNLQKRKEGNAAKGLGFEEDPAKGKINYIDIHKMKSIALD
- the LOC120327498 gene encoding inorganic pyrophosphatase-like — protein: MLSFVHRGFCRVISNNSPNISRIMSYVAEERGRPNTLDYRIYYKNSEGQYISPLHDIPWLVSESPRVYNMVCEVPRWTNSKMEIATKESLNPIKQDVKKGKLRYVANCFPHRGYIWNYGAIPQTWENPGHKDKNTGQCGDNDPIDVCEIGSKICKRGEVIQVKVVGVLAMIDEGETDWKVIGINVNDEDAPKINSIGDVEKMKPGYLDATREWFKIYKIPDGKPANCFAFNGDYKDREFAEETIAETHRFWVESHSGTLKCDFAMENICCSDSKFKIDGKAATKILEAAPALDEAEEVTDEKAEKWYYTSLLQGQL
- the LOC120327500 gene encoding uncharacterized protein LOC120327500 isoform X2; amino-acid sequence: MQLKQTGDLDAECVQKNNKEKSSKKNKVSKPKKEKHKKCIDKSTIKSENEVSVGLVVTKKLDTKKLNIKVEKVHDNKMTETPIEKPIKKREKKKLKDVENDIMEVETNANNNEKTTTLDGKMTEAEISIKKSIKKKKKSKRKLKEMENGVEIDIIGVNNTAMDSNIPYAEIAIEKKPVKKKKKTKKNLNEGNDIGIVTTEVEKTVENKKRKKSKKIVTVNESFNDKKKSKLKETKNTSTSITLENTTKRRKKKKNKKDVENTSSNLIILGVNETLASKTGMEELDSKSTSPQNESNISVSDELKNNKRKRKSSAITQDDTSADFPVKKKKRKKAMHKEITSSEASVVANMKGHISGNDVLDKPKKDGQHQIVTGEEHLDTDKLGQWKTAKLASSAQQDKFARLLGCAKSKDSAETSLTQTNCQSLLSKLTGVWKPPQGRKLWGTLQNNNKTFSTMAPDENESKKLANNLETQYNQTLSFNLQKRKEGNAAKGLGFEEDPAKGKINYIDIHKMKSIALD